From Lysobacter lycopersici:
GGCGATGGCATTGAAGGGCACCGCTTCGTCCGCGACGGCGTGATAGACCGATTCGGTCACGCCCTGCTCCAGTGCAAGATGGAAGACGCGCGCTGCATCCCGCCGGTATACGCCGGCCCAGCAGTTCTGGCCGTCGCCCAGGTAGGCCGATACGCCCTTCTGCCTCGCCATGCGAATCAGAAGCGGCATGAAGCCATGATCGCCGAGGCCGTGCACCGACGGAGCCAGGCGCACAGTCGCCGCACGCACGCCGCGCTCGGCCCATGCGCGTGCAGTGGCTTCGGACTTGCGCGGCGATGCCGGGTTGGGCAAATCCGATTCCGTGGCCCCGCGCGGCAGACCGAGCAGGCCAGATGTCACCAGCAGTGGACGGTTCGAACCTTCCAGCGCAGCGCCCAGCGCGTCGATCACGCGACGGTCCTGTTCGCAGTTCTCGATGAACCTGGAATAGTCGCTGCCCCATGCGGTATGGATCACCGCATCGGCCGTTGAGGCGGCGGCACGCAGGACATCGAGGTCGTCGAGCGTCGCCAGGACGACTTTCGCGCCGACATCGGCAAGCCCGGCTCCCTTCTCGGCGGAACGGGCAAGTCCCGTGACCTTGTGGCCGGCGTCGATCAACTCCTCGACCACGGCGGACCCGACCCAGCCCGTGGCGCCAGTAACGAAAACGTGCATCTGCCGAACCTCCAAAGTGGGTTGTCGAAGCAAAGGGTCAAGCGGCTCTGTCGCGCCGTTGCAGCCGGATCGCCCGTTCCGGGCAGGCTTCAACGCAAAATCCGCAACCGCGGCCTGTTGCGCAGGCCGCTTCAGCCGAGCCGCACGGAGAGTTCGACGTCCCCGCCGACCGGTGTGGATAGATAGCCGCCCTTGGGCGAGCGCACGCGCTCCAGGTACTCGGGGCTGTAGTCGGCGTTGTCGGCGACGATGAGCGCGCCAGGCCGCAGACGGTTCTCGACCAGGTTCAGGATGTCGCCGTAGAGCGCCTTGGCGCCGTCAAGGAGCAACAGGTCGATGCTTTCGGGGAGATCGACGCTCAGCGTGTCGAGCGCATCTC
This genomic window contains:
- a CDS encoding SDR family oxidoreductase: MHVFVTGATGWVGSAVVEELIDAGHKVTGLARSAEKGAGLADVGAKVVLATLDDLDVLRAAASTADAVIHTAWGSDYSRFIENCEQDRRVIDALGAALEGSNRPLLVTSGLLGLPRGATESDLPNPASPRKSEATARAWAERGVRAATVRLAPSVHGLGDHGFMPLLIRMARQKGVSAYLGDGQNCWAGVYRRDAARVFHLALEQGVTESVYHAVADEAVPFNAIAEIIASRLGLPAEARESGHFGWFAHFAGAIMSVSSARTRELLDWKPQGPGLLTDLDQPGYYP
- a CDS encoding 4Fe-4S binding protein; the protein is MYPHRSAGTSNSPCGSAEAACATGRGCGFCVEACPERAIRLQRRDRAA